One region of Burkholderia pyrrocinia genomic DNA includes:
- a CDS encoding VOC family protein: MTKFQPDGWHTITPRIVVRDPENLIEFIRTVFRAQGEFRAGLPAEIRIGDSVVMISGGDGLRDPIPAFLYVYVEDADSTYRRAMAANAISLEVPADMPYGDRRAMVKDPWGNTWQIATHQRDFPVDGIRSRLANDG; this comes from the coding sequence ATGACCAAATTTCAGCCTGATGGATGGCATACCATCACGCCTCGAATCGTCGTCCGGGATCCGGAGAACCTGATCGAATTCATTCGGACGGTGTTTCGCGCACAGGGCGAATTCCGCGCCGGGCTGCCTGCCGAAATCCGGATCGGCGATTCCGTCGTGATGATCAGCGGCGGAGACGGTCTGCGCGATCCGATTCCGGCGTTTCTGTACGTCTATGTCGAGGATGCCGATTCGACCTATCGGCGAGCGATGGCAGCGAATGCGATCTCGCTCGAAGTTCCAGCCGACATGCCGTACGGCGACAGGCGCGCGATGGTGAAGGATCCGTGGGGAAACACATGGCAGATTGCCACGCACCAGCGCGACTTCCCGGTTGACGGGATTCGTTCAAGGCTGGCCAACGACGGATAG
- a CDS encoding methyl-accepting chemotaxis protein yields the protein MRKQFTIRGGLVATIAGYTVLLVLVVGACIAGLYVSNGSLEAMYRDDTASLLHLKTSSERMLVLRERMSDIAQIISAGQPAKAEIAQLHTLLKQSNDELDAYTRLHVRDANEQALFDTLQNRRRALLERVFLKALSQLDGDDAFNFLDTQRTAPPALFAAYQDAIDALESFQVAREKARYDAAGVNFHRIVWGMAAVAVLALVVGFFAQRVLAKAIIEPINLAVDQFEKISKGDLTGTVVIPGANEMAYLLNALKRMQDGLVDTVNQVRASTETIVGDVRTIASGNVDLSARTEQQAVSLQQAAASVEQLTAAVRQNADNARDARTYVEGAAGIASRGGDAMRRVVETMSEISHSSARISGIVGVIESIAFQTNILALNAAVEAARAGEQGRGFAVVATEVRGLAQRCASAAKEIKDLIGNSARRVEDGSGLVTLAGSAMTELVAAVERVNAIMSETSNAFEEQSSGIEQVNAAVIQMEQTMQRNAALVEEAAAAALSLDEQGSRLSAAVAQFRLRDEAVA from the coding sequence ATGCGAAAACAATTCACCATCCGTGGCGGACTCGTCGCGACCATCGCCGGCTATACCGTGCTGCTCGTGCTGGTGGTCGGCGCATGCATCGCCGGCCTCTACGTGAGCAATGGCTCGCTCGAGGCGATGTACCGCGACGATACCGCGTCGCTGCTGCACCTGAAGACCAGCTCCGAGCGGATGCTCGTGCTGCGCGAACGCATGAGCGACATCGCGCAGATTATCAGCGCGGGCCAGCCGGCCAAGGCGGAAATCGCGCAACTGCATACGCTCCTCAAGCAGAGCAACGACGAACTGGACGCCTACACGCGCCTGCACGTGCGCGACGCCAACGAGCAGGCGCTGTTCGACACGCTGCAGAACCGCCGCCGCGCGCTGCTCGAGCGCGTGTTCCTGAAGGCGCTGTCGCAGCTCGACGGCGACGACGCGTTCAACTTCCTCGATACGCAGCGCACGGCGCCGCCGGCGCTGTTCGCTGCGTACCAGGATGCGATCGACGCGCTCGAATCGTTCCAGGTCGCGCGCGAAAAAGCCCGCTACGATGCGGCCGGCGTCAATTTCCACCGGATCGTGTGGGGGATGGCGGCGGTCGCGGTGCTTGCGCTCGTCGTCGGCTTCTTTGCGCAGCGCGTGCTCGCGAAGGCGATCATCGAGCCGATCAATCTCGCGGTCGATCAATTCGAAAAGATTTCGAAAGGCGACCTGACCGGAACGGTCGTCATTCCCGGCGCAAACGAAATGGCCTATCTGCTGAATGCACTGAAGCGGATGCAGGACGGCCTCGTCGACACCGTGAACCAGGTGCGCGCGAGCACCGAGACGATCGTCGGCGACGTCCGCACGATCGCGAGCGGCAACGTCGACCTGTCCGCGCGCACCGAGCAACAGGCCGTGTCGCTGCAGCAGGCGGCGGCGAGCGTCGAGCAACTGACGGCGGCCGTGCGCCAGAATGCGGACAACGCGCGCGATGCCCGCACTTACGTCGAGGGCGCGGCCGGCATCGCGTCGCGCGGCGGCGACGCGATGCGGCGCGTCGTCGAGACGATGTCCGAGATTTCGCACAGCTCCGCGCGGATCTCCGGCATCGTCGGCGTGATCGAGAGCATCGCGTTCCAGACGAACATCCTCGCGTTGAACGCTGCCGTCGAGGCCGCACGTGCCGGCGAGCAGGGGCGCGGTTTCGCGGTCGTCGCGACGGAAGTTCGCGGGCTCGCGCAGCGTTGCGCGTCGGCGGCGAAGGAAATCAAGGATCTGATCGGCAATTCCGCGCGACGGGTCGAAGACGGCAGCGGCCTCGTCACGCTGGCCGGCTCGGCGATGACCGAACTCGTCGCCGCGGTCGAACGCGTGAACGCGATCATGAGCGAAACGAGCAATGCCTTCGAGGAACAGTCGTCGGGCATCGAGCAGGTGAACGCCGCGGTCATCCAGATGGAGCAGACGATGCAGCGCAACGCCGCGCTGGTCGAGGAAGCGGCGGCCGCGGCGCTGTCGCTCGACGAACAGGGTTCACGGCTGAGCGCGGCGGTCGCGCAGTTTCGGCTGCGTGACGAGGCGGTCGCGTGA
- a CDS encoding DUF3224 domain-containing protein, translating into MKLQANGPFEVKLNPESLSSVAENTGLGRMSLDKQFHGDLEAVSHGEMLAFRSSVQGSAGYVAMETVQGTLGGRQGSFVLQHSSTMTRGQPKQSITVVPDSGAGELLGLSGSMIINIDNGRHSYIFDYALPESPQ; encoded by the coding sequence ATGAAACTGCAGGCCAACGGTCCGTTTGAAGTGAAGCTGAATCCGGAATCGCTGAGTAGCGTCGCGGAAAACACCGGGCTCGGCCGCATGTCGCTCGACAAGCAATTTCACGGCGACCTCGAAGCCGTCAGCCACGGCGAGATGCTCGCGTTTCGAAGCAGTGTTCAGGGCTCCGCGGGCTACGTCGCGATGGAAACCGTGCAAGGCACGCTGGGTGGCCGCCAAGGCAGCTTTGTCCTGCAGCACAGCTCCACCATGACCCGTGGGCAGCCGAAGCAATCGATCACCGTCGTGCCCGATTCCGGAGCGGGAGAATTGCTGGGGCTCTCCGGCTCGATGATCATCAACATCGACAACGGCCGGCATTCGTACATCTTCGACTACGCGTTGCCCGAATCGCCGCAGTGA
- a CDS encoding HD domain-containing protein → MTTSAFAPFQDLAETLLAHWNDANGDGSHDTSHLQRVWKNAAAIHAVEGGDAEVLFAATLLHDCVAVEKNSPLRPQASRLSAEKARLVLKSLDWPDAKIDAVAHAVEAHSFSAGVTPMTLEAKTLQDADRLDAIGMLGVARCFYVAGRMGSALYDPVDPHASNRELDDTRFAIDHFRTKLLKLASGFQTATGARLANIRHDRLRRFLDEFADEI, encoded by the coding sequence GTGACGACATCTGCGTTTGCCCCCTTTCAGGATTTGGCCGAGACCCTGCTGGCTCACTGGAACGACGCCAACGGCGACGGTTCCCATGACACTTCGCATCTGCAACGCGTGTGGAAGAACGCGGCGGCGATCCATGCCGTCGAGGGCGGAGACGCCGAAGTGCTGTTTGCGGCAACGCTGCTGCACGATTGCGTCGCGGTAGAGAAAAACTCCCCGCTTCGGCCGCAGGCGTCGCGGCTGTCGGCGGAAAAGGCCAGGTTGGTGCTGAAGTCGCTGGATTGGCCGGACGCGAAGATCGATGCGGTCGCGCATGCGGTCGAAGCGCATAGTTTTTCGGCCGGTGTTACGCCGATGACGCTGGAAGCAAAAACGCTGCAGGATGCCGACCGGCTCGATGCGATCGGCATGCTGGGTGTCGCACGGTGCTTCTATGTCGCCGGCCGGATGGGCAGCGCGTTGTATGACCCGGTCGACCCGCACGCGTCGAACCGCGAACTCGACGACACGCGATTCGCGATCGATCACTTTCGCACGAAACTGCTGAAGCTGGCGTCGGGTTTTCAGACCGCTACCGGTGCCCGTTTGGCGAACATCCGCCACGATCGGTTGCGCCGGTTTCTTGATGAGTTTGCCGACGAGATTTGA
- a CDS encoding saccharopine dehydrogenase family protein codes for MTQPTHDLVVFGATSFVGQILTRYLSEYLSGAGETLRWAIAGRSETKLRQVRDALGAAGRSVPIIVADAADEAQLRALCAQTRVVVSTVGPYALYGEPLVRVCAETGTDYCDLTGETQWIKRMIEKYEHAARQSGARIVHCCGFDSVPSDMGVFFLQQQAMQRWGVPAGQVKMRVRTLKGGASGGTVASVINVVREAAADPALRRELLDPYSLCPKGHGFTVRQHAVRSAEFDRDFDAWIAPFVMAAINERVVHRSNALAGNAYGSRFTYDEAVMTGTGLKGRLAALTMVAGLGAFMVGVVIKPVRSLMERFLLPKPGEGPSAAAQLAGRYDLRFFGRTDDGRTLRVKVTGDRDPGYGSTGKMLGQAAISLALDCGRDGIKTGRGGGFWTPATMFDERFVERLVRHAGLRFEVI; via the coding sequence ATGACCCAGCCGACGCACGATCTCGTCGTATTTGGCGCCACCAGTTTCGTCGGGCAGATCCTGACCCGCTACCTGTCCGAATACCTGTCGGGCGCCGGCGAGACGCTGCGCTGGGCCATTGCCGGCCGTTCCGAAACGAAGCTCAGGCAGGTCAGGGATGCGCTCGGCGCGGCGGGACGGTCCGTGCCGATCATCGTCGCCGACGCGGCCGACGAAGCGCAATTGCGGGCGCTCTGTGCGCAAACGCGGGTGGTCGTATCGACTGTCGGACCCTACGCGCTTTACGGGGAGCCGCTGGTCAGGGTCTGCGCGGAAACCGGCACCGACTACTGCGACCTTACCGGAGAGACGCAGTGGATCAAGCGGATGATCGAAAAATACGAGCACGCGGCCCGGCAATCGGGCGCGCGCATCGTTCATTGCTGCGGGTTCGATTCGGTTCCGTCGGACATGGGCGTGTTCTTCCTGCAGCAACAGGCAATGCAACGGTGGGGTGTGCCGGCCGGGCAGGTGAAGATGCGCGTCCGAACGCTGAAGGGCGGTGCGTCGGGCGGTACCGTGGCGAGCGTGATCAACGTCGTCCGGGAAGCCGCGGCCGATCCCGCGTTGCGCAGAGAACTGCTCGATCCTTATTCACTGTGCCCGAAAGGGCATGGCTTCACGGTGCGGCAGCATGCGGTGCGATCGGCCGAGTTCGATCGTGACTTCGACGCGTGGATCGCGCCCTTCGTGATGGCGGCGATCAACGAGCGTGTCGTGCATCGCTCCAATGCGCTCGCGGGCAATGCGTACGGCAGCCGGTTCACCTATGACGAAGCCGTCATGACCGGTACGGGCCTCAAGGGCCGCCTGGCCGCGCTGACGATGGTGGCGGGCCTCGGTGCGTTCATGGTGGGCGTCGTCATCAAGCCGGTGCGCAGCCTGATGGAGCGCTTCCTGCTGCCGAAACCCGGTGAGGGCCCGAGCGCCGCGGCTCAACTGGCCGGCCGCTACGACTTGCGTTTCTTCGGCCGCACCGACGACGGGCGAACCTTGCGCGTAAAAGTCACCGGCGACCGCGATCCGGGTTACGGCTCCACCGGCAAGATGCTGGGCCAGGCCGCGATCAGTCTTGCGCTGGATTGCGGCAGGGACGGCATCAAGACCGGGCGCGGCGGCGGTTTCTGGACGCCCGCGACGATGTTCGACGAGCGCTTTGTCGAGCGTCTGGTTCGCCACGCGGGGTTGCGTTTCGAGGTGATTTGA